One stretch of Candidatus Binatia bacterium DNA includes these proteins:
- a CDS encoding Maf-like protein — protein MSPPVVLASASPRRRELLASLGVAFLVEPANVEEIPAAHETVESYVRRLAADKAVAVSLRHAHSLVLGADTEVELDGTILGKPRDANHAVALLRQLSGRTHRVCTGVCVARRGEVLEAFAVQSLVTFQHLSDAEIRAYVASGEPLDKAGAYGAQGRGRDLIARIEGSLTNVIGLPLAEVAACLRRYGVLGDIRFPPVLER, from the coding sequence ATGTCGCCCCCGGTGGTTCTGGCTTCGGCTTCCCCGCGTCGTCGGGAATTGTTGGCCTCGCTCGGGGTCGCTTTCCTCGTCGAGCCGGCAAACGTGGAGGAAATCCCCGCCGCCCACGAAACGGTAGAGAGCTATGTTCGACGGCTAGCTGCAGACAAGGCTGTGGCGGTATCGCTTCGGCATGCACACAGCCTCGTTTTAGGCGCCGACACCGAGGTGGAGTTGGACGGTACCATTCTGGGAAAGCCTCGTGATGCGAACCATGCTGTCGCCCTGTTGCGCCAGCTTTCGGGCCGCACCCACCGCGTGTGCACGGGCGTGTGTGTGGCGCGCCGCGGCGAGGTTCTGGAGGCGTTTGCCGTGCAGAGCCTGGTGACCTTCCAGCATCTTTCGGACGCCGAGATTCGAGCCTACGTGGCCAGCGGGGAGCCGCTCGACAAAGCTGGAGCGTACGGCGCGCAAGGCCGAGGTCGGGATTTGATCGCCCGAATCGAAGGTTCGCTCACCAATGTGATCGGACTGCCGCTGGCAGAAGTCGCAGCGTGCTTGCGCCGCTACGGCGTGCTCGGCGACATCCGCTTTCCTCCGGTGTTGGAGAGATGA
- the yggS gene encoding YggS family pyridoxal phosphate enzyme encodes MTQEIADRVALVRERIERAARRTGRHPSEVRIVAVAKTQPPEAIQAAVDAGIEDIGENYVQEARAKASMVRGPVRWHMVGHLQRNKVKAALEIFRLIHSVDSVALLEEIEGRARRAGLPRVDLLFEVNLAGEASKTGVAPAALEVLFRALRDCRHVCVRGLMCIPPPPRHAEDSRPYFRQLRELRDTWQRLGLPQAPLQELSMGMSDDFEVAVEEGATFVRIGRAIFGERPPAH; translated from the coding sequence ATGACCCAGGAAATTGCAGATCGCGTGGCCTTGGTTCGGGAGCGGATCGAACGAGCGGCGCGACGCACGGGGCGCCATCCGTCCGAGGTACGTATCGTCGCCGTGGCCAAGACACAGCCGCCCGAAGCGATTCAGGCTGCTGTCGATGCTGGAATCGAAGACATCGGCGAGAACTACGTGCAAGAGGCGCGGGCCAAGGCCAGCATGGTCCGCGGCCCAGTCCGCTGGCACATGGTGGGTCACTTGCAGCGCAACAAGGTCAAGGCTGCGCTGGAAATTTTTCGCCTCATTCACAGTGTAGACAGTGTTGCATTGCTGGAAGAGATCGAAGGCCGCGCCCGCCGAGCCGGTTTGCCGCGCGTGGACCTGTTGTTCGAGGTCAATCTTGCCGGCGAGGCTTCCAAAACTGGGGTCGCTCCCGCAGCTCTCGAGGTGCTGTTTCGTGCGCTGCGAGATTGCCGGCATGTGTGCGTGCGCGGCTTGATGTGCATCCCGCCGCCACCTCGGCATGCGGAAGATAGCCGGCCGTATTTCCGGCAGTTACGCGAGCTGCGGGACACTTGGCAGCGGCTCGGGCTTCCGCAAGCACCGTTGCAAGAATTGTCCATGGGGATGAGCGACGACTTCGAAGTTGCTGTCGAGGAGGGAGCTACTTTCGTGCGCATCGGGCGCGCCATTTTTGGTGAGCGACCCCCTGCGCATTGA
- a CDS encoding aldolase has translation MWTDREAKEQIIQITNELFAHGLLTATGGNISARAADGETIWITPSQLYKGGIHEDDLVRIRRDGSVVEGARVPSVEWQMHWGAYEARPDTTGAVHTHAPVATAFGITNQVFPPINTDAIFLRDTPLVPWYMPGSKELADAVHEALKHSRGCILQNHGLMTVDKTLRKAATRAMMIEETAKIVLYVKQFGGTVSYIPDDWVERLAPLADFI, from the coding sequence GTGTGGACGGATCGCGAAGCCAAGGAGCAAATCATCCAAATTACCAACGAGTTGTTCGCGCACGGCCTGCTCACGGCCACCGGGGGCAACATCAGTGCCCGTGCGGCGGATGGGGAGACCATTTGGATCACTCCGAGCCAGTTGTACAAGGGTGGAATCCACGAAGACGACCTTGTACGCATCCGCCGCGACGGCTCGGTAGTGGAGGGAGCGCGCGTTCCATCGGTCGAATGGCAGATGCACTGGGGCGCGTACGAAGCGCGGCCGGACACAACCGGAGCCGTACACACGCACGCCCCGGTGGCCACTGCGTTCGGGATCACCAATCAAGTGTTTCCACCGATCAATACCGACGCGATCTTCCTCCGCGACACGCCTCTGGTGCCCTGGTACATGCCCGGCTCCAAGGAGCTAGCGGATGCGGTGCACGAAGCCCTCAAACACAGCCGAGGCTGCATCTTGCAGAACCACGGACTCATGACCGTGGATAAGACGCTCCGCAAAGCCGCTACCCGTGCGATGATGATCGAGGAGACCGCGAAGATTGTCCTGTATGTCAAGCAGTTCGGTGGCACGGTTTCGTACATTCCCGATGACTGGGTCGAGCGCCTGGCACCCCTCGCGGACTTCATTTGA
- the bpoA gene encoding peroxidase, translating to MMSILQEPVEFEGFRGVRLRGDAWGRAGARSVLFLPGGGQTRHAWGDTAARVATHGWRAIALDLRGHGESDWAPDGDYRIETFVQDLHAVVRALPDPPVVVGASLGGVTALLLAGEVDPQAFSALVLVDIAPRMEPDGVQRIVDFMRRHLDGFASIEEAADAVAAYLPHRPRPKDLSGLEKNLRRDSSGRYRWHWDPEFVLGTKRPDASRQPERLLAAARKLAIPTLLIRGRMSDVISHESVAEFLDAVPHADYVDVAGAGHMIAGDRNDVFSEAVLAFLDGGLRKRGSHGHHRPSPAGR from the coding sequence ATGATGAGCATCTTACAGGAACCCGTCGAGTTCGAGGGCTTTCGTGGCGTGCGCCTGCGGGGCGACGCTTGGGGCCGAGCCGGGGCACGTTCCGTGTTGTTCCTACCCGGAGGGGGGCAAACCCGGCACGCCTGGGGAGACACGGCCGCTCGGGTAGCGACCCACGGATGGCGCGCCATCGCTCTCGACTTGCGCGGCCACGGAGAAAGCGACTGGGCACCGGACGGCGACTATCGGATTGAAACCTTTGTGCAAGACTTGCACGCCGTCGTTCGCGCCTTGCCTGACCCTCCGGTTGTCGTTGGCGCGTCGCTCGGCGGCGTCACGGCGCTCCTCCTCGCCGGAGAAGTGGACCCCCAGGCGTTTTCTGCTCTCGTGCTCGTAGATATCGCTCCGCGCATGGAGCCCGACGGTGTGCAGCGCATTGTAGATTTCATGCGCCGCCATCTGGATGGTTTTGCCTCCATCGAGGAAGCCGCCGACGCCGTGGCCGCATACTTGCCGCACCGCCCGAGGCCCAAGGATCTTTCCGGGCTCGAAAAAAATTTGCGCCGTGACTCTTCGGGGCGTTACCGGTGGCATTGGGATCCGGAGTTCGTGCTCGGCACCAAGAGGCCCGACGCCTCCCGGCAACCGGAGCGTCTCCTCGCTGCGGCGAGAAAACTTGCGATCCCCACCCTCCTGATTCGCGGCCGGATGAGCGATGTGATCAGCCACGAGAGTGTGGCCGAGTTTCTCGATGCCGTGCCTCATGCCGATTATGTGGACGTCGCGGGCGCCGGGCACATGATTGCCGGGGATCGCAACGATGTCTTTTCCGAAGCCGTGTTGGCGTTCCTCGACGGAGGTCTCCGCAAACGCGGCAGCCACGGACACCATCGCCCATCCCCCGCAGGCAGGTGA
- a CDS encoding sugar ABC transporter ATP-binding protein, with protein MARVALQNVSKIFPGGAVALEDVNLEIADGELLVVVGPSGCGKSTLLRVIAGLEEVTRGEVWIGSELVNHVPPQKRNVAMVFQDYALYPFLTVEENLAFPLRMRKLSRAEQRSKVERVARLLEIEPLLRRYPGELSGGQRQRVAMGRALVREPSVSLFDEPLSNLDAKLRVSVRAEIAAIQERTRTTMIYVTHDQTEAMTLGHRVAVLDRGRVQQVAPPRVLYEHPANAFVAGFIGNPPMNLFPAKLHAAGSQLFVQLEGLELAIDPACIEHAPVSPGQSVIAGVRPEAIECRGSQEQGWEEAEVEHVEQLGHETLLYLRLVQARHVRWVARLAGMQPYKKGDRVFVRVPAGRWYVFPPSPAESPAPQLGRERSQACSTVQ; from the coding sequence ATGGCACGGGTGGCACTGCAAAACGTCAGCAAGATTTTTCCCGGTGGCGCGGTGGCACTGGAAGACGTCAACCTCGAGATCGCCGACGGGGAATTGCTGGTGGTGGTGGGACCCTCGGGCTGCGGAAAGTCTACCTTGCTGCGTGTCATCGCGGGGTTGGAAGAAGTCACCCGTGGCGAGGTCTGGATTGGCTCGGAGCTCGTGAATCACGTGCCCCCACAAAAGCGCAACGTGGCGATGGTCTTTCAGGATTACGCTTTGTACCCGTTCCTGACGGTGGAAGAAAACCTGGCCTTTCCCTTGCGGATGCGCAAGCTTTCTCGCGCCGAGCAACGAAGCAAAGTCGAACGCGTCGCGCGGCTGCTGGAAATCGAGCCCTTGCTGCGGCGCTATCCGGGCGAGCTCTCGGGAGGGCAACGGCAACGCGTCGCGATGGGTCGCGCCCTGGTCCGCGAGCCGTCCGTATCGTTGTTCGATGAGCCACTCTCCAACCTGGACGCCAAGTTGCGCGTCAGTGTGCGCGCAGAAATTGCCGCAATCCAAGAGCGTACGCGCACGACGATGATTTACGTGACGCACGACCAGACCGAGGCGATGACCCTCGGCCACCGCGTCGCCGTGCTCGATCGCGGCCGCGTGCAACAGGTGGCCCCTCCGCGAGTCCTGTACGAACATCCCGCAAACGCATTCGTGGCCGGCTTTATCGGCAATCCGCCCATGAACTTGTTCCCAGCCAAATTGCATGCGGCGGGCAGCCAGTTGTTCGTGCAGCTCGAAGGGCTGGAATTGGCGATCGATCCGGCTTGCATCGAACATGCGCCAGTTTCACCAGGGCAGAGCGTCATCGCCGGAGTGCGCCCCGAGGCGATCGAGTGCCGGGGCTCGCAGGAGCAGGGATGGGAAGAGGCGGAAGTGGAGCACGTCGAACAACTCGGGCACGAAACCCTGCTGTACTTGCGCCTGGTGCAGGCGCGGCACGTGCGCTGGGTCGCGCGCCTTGCCGGTATGCAACCGTACAAAAAGGGAGATCGCGTCTTTGTGCGCGTTCCCGCGGGCCGGTGGTATGTATTTCCCCCCTCGCCGGCGGAATCACCAGCACCTCAATTGGGCCGGGAACGATCCCAGGCCTGCAGTACCGTCCAATAA
- a CDS encoding pyrroline-5-carboxylate reductase, producing the protein MARSQSTSTKSKTRATARTKPLPPIGFIGAGNMAGAMLRGLVHAGLASPQSLIASDVDKAKLAALKRELKIATTPSNRQVVERSPVVILAVKPQDLEGVLQELQGAIGPKHLVVSIAAGVPTARIEALLGAEVRVLRAMPNTPALVGKGMTVVVRGRFATPADLKIGLQIFSAVGDAVDVDDERMLDAVTGLSGSGPAYVYLFAEGLIAGGVAAGLTAALAARLTFQTIAGAAAMMQETGQPPEVLRAQVTSPGGTTLAGLSELHRRGFKDALVAAVIAATRRSQELGRK; encoded by the coding sequence ATGGCCCGCAGTCAGAGCACATCCACGAAGTCCAAAACCCGCGCCACCGCCCGCACGAAACCTTTGCCGCCCATTGGATTCATTGGCGCTGGCAACATGGCGGGGGCGATGTTGCGTGGCTTGGTGCACGCGGGGCTGGCGTCGCCCCAGTCACTCATCGCGAGCGATGTCGATAAAGCGAAACTCGCTGCCCTGAAGCGCGAGCTGAAAATTGCCACTACCCCGAGCAACCGCCAGGTCGTGGAGAGATCGCCGGTGGTCATCCTGGCGGTGAAACCGCAAGACTTAGAGGGCGTGCTCCAGGAGCTGCAGGGAGCCATTGGGCCGAAACACCTGGTGGTGAGTATCGCCGCCGGGGTGCCGACAGCCCGCATCGAGGCGCTCCTGGGCGCAGAGGTGCGGGTGCTGCGCGCCATGCCGAACACGCCGGCTCTGGTCGGCAAGGGCATGACCGTAGTGGTGCGCGGCCGTTTTGCCACGCCGGCAGATTTGAAGATCGGCCTGCAAATCTTCTCTGCGGTGGGCGACGCGGTGGACGTAGATGACGAGCGCATGCTGGACGCCGTTACCGGGCTGAGCGGCAGCGGCCCGGCTTACGTGTACTTATTTGCCGAAGGCTTGATTGCGGGCGGTGTGGCCGCCGGACTCACTGCCGCTTTGGCCGCACGGCTGACCTTCCAAACGATCGCCGGTGCGGCCGCGATGATGCAGGAAACGGGGCAACCCCCTGAAGTTTTACGGGCACAGGTGACCTCGCCTGGCGGAACCACACTGGCGGGTCTAAGCGAGCTCCACCGGCGGGGGTTCAAAGACGCGCTCGTGGCCGCCGTGATTGCAGCCACGCGGCGATCCCAAGAATTGGGTCGCAAATAA
- the ggtB gene encoding gamma-glutamyltransferase has product MVCTSQPLATNVGVEVLRQGGSAIDAAIAANLTLCVVEPYNTGLGGDCMLLYWSASERKLYALNGSGRAPASLTLELLRERGHSSMPLVGPLSITVPGAVRAWADAHARFGRLAWESLFAGALDYASNGFPVSEVIAWEWQTIFHAGLLQDPQARWWFSVEGEPPQLGQVIRLPALAETLRNLARNGPDWLYSGPFAEAAARAVTQQGGVLSVQDFREHASSWVEPIATTYRGFEVIELPPNTQGLAALLALNILENFDLSRYEPFAPEVHHLSVEAVKLALADRARYLGDPACGSVPVRALLSKDYAQGRAALVHPAKAVARPQAGRSVPGGDTVYLTAADAEGNVASLISSLYFPFGSGVAVPETGAVLQNRGAGFVLEPGHPNCVAPRKRPLHTIIPAMVLQQGAPVVSFGVMGGDHQAQAHVQVVSRLVDFGANIQEALDWPRFHVIEGNRVAFEEEFPPEVLQTLAQRGHAIADPNEVRFRGGFGGGQGIMVHPATGAYWGGSDRRKDGAAMGF; this is encoded by the coding sequence ATGGTTTGTACGAGCCAGCCTCTGGCCACGAATGTGGGCGTGGAGGTGCTTCGGCAAGGAGGTTCGGCCATCGATGCGGCCATTGCCGCCAACTTAACGCTCTGCGTCGTGGAACCGTACAACACCGGGCTCGGCGGCGACTGCATGCTTCTGTACTGGAGCGCGAGCGAACGGAAGCTGTACGCACTCAACGGTAGTGGACGAGCCCCGGCATCCTTGACACTGGAGTTGTTGCGAGAACGGGGGCATTCCTCGATGCCCTTGGTGGGACCGCTGAGTATCACGGTCCCCGGGGCAGTACGGGCTTGGGCCGATGCACATGCACGCTTCGGACGCCTGGCTTGGGAGAGCTTGTTTGCCGGGGCCCTGGACTACGCCAGCAACGGTTTTCCGGTCAGCGAAGTCATCGCTTGGGAATGGCAAACGATTTTCCATGCTGGCCTGCTGCAAGACCCACAGGCGCGATGGTGGTTTTCCGTCGAGGGCGAGCCGCCACAACTCGGTCAAGTGATCCGGCTTCCGGCGCTCGCAGAGACTCTGCGCAATCTCGCCCGCAACGGGCCGGATTGGTTGTATTCCGGTCCGTTTGCCGAAGCCGCGGCACGCGCGGTTACCCAGCAAGGGGGCGTGCTTTCTGTACAAGATTTCCGGGAACACGCGTCGTCTTGGGTGGAACCCATCGCCACCACCTACCGCGGCTTCGAGGTGATCGAGTTGCCACCGAACACGCAAGGGCTTGCCGCTCTTCTGGCACTGAACATCCTCGAAAACTTCGACCTGTCGCGCTACGAACCATTCGCGCCCGAGGTGCACCACCTATCGGTGGAAGCCGTCAAACTGGCTCTAGCGGATCGCGCTCGCTACCTGGGAGATCCGGCGTGCGGCTCGGTGCCCGTGCGTGCTCTCCTCTCCAAAGACTACGCGCAAGGCCGCGCAGCACTCGTGCATCCCGCCAAGGCGGTGGCAAGGCCGCAAGCGGGGAGGTCCGTGCCCGGAGGCGACACCGTTTACCTGACCGCGGCCGACGCCGAGGGCAACGTCGCGTCGCTGATCAGCAGCCTCTATTTTCCTTTCGGTTCGGGCGTGGCGGTTCCGGAAACCGGCGCGGTGCTGCAAAACCGCGGGGCGGGGTTTGTTCTCGAACCCGGGCACCCCAACTGCGTGGCGCCTCGCAAGCGCCCCCTGCACACGATCATCCCGGCCATGGTGTTGCAGCAGGGGGCGCCGGTGGTTTCGTTCGGAGTGATGGGCGGCGATCACCAAGCGCAGGCCCATGTACAAGTAGTTTCGCGCTTGGTGGATTTTGGCGCGAATATTCAGGAAGCGCTGGACTGGCCCCGCTTTCACGTCATCGAGGGGAACCGTGTGGCATTTGAAGAGGAATTCCCGCCCGAAGTGCTGCAAACCCTCGCTCAGCGCGGGCACGCCATCGCCGACCCTAACGAGGTGCGCTTCCGGGGAGGGTTCGGGGGCGGCCAGGGGATTATGGTTCACCCGGCCACCGGAGCGTACTGGGGCGGCTCGGATCGGCGCAAAGACGGGGCCGCTATGGGCTTTTGA